From one Tepidisphaeraceae bacterium genomic stretch:
- a CDS encoding MarC family protein, translating into MRSFLETFVPLFVSIDAFGLVPLFLAFTAQLSRKQRRAISFEAVLAATIICLGFMFLGTAIFGLLGISTDDFMIAGGLILLVLAVMDLVMPGKPAVFESEMVGIVPLAMPLIAGPATLTNVLVLSAHHGHAMTALSLAVNFALLLAILLSADRIARLVGSNTLKAFSKLVMVLLAAIAVNLIRRGIEGVVD; encoded by the coding sequence GTTGGTGCCGCTGTTCCTGGCATTCACGGCTCAGCTATCGCGCAAGCAACGCCGGGCGATCAGCTTCGAGGCGGTGCTGGCGGCGACGATCATCTGCCTGGGCTTCATGTTTCTGGGCACCGCCATCTTCGGGCTGCTCGGCATCTCGACCGACGACTTCATGATCGCCGGTGGGCTGATCCTGCTCGTGCTGGCCGTCATGGACCTCGTGATGCCCGGCAAGCCGGCGGTGTTCGAAAGCGAGATGGTCGGCATCGTCCCACTGGCCATGCCCCTGATCGCCGGCCCCGCGACGCTGACCAACGTGCTGGTCCTCAGCGCCCACCACGGTCATGCGATGACCGCCCTCAGCTTGGCTGTCAACTTCGCCCTGCTGCTTGCGATCCTGCTGTCGGCCGACCGGATCGCCCGGCTTGTTGGCAGCAACACGCTGAAGGCCTTCAGCAAGCTCGTGATGGTCCTGCTGGCCGCCATCGCGGTGAACCTGATCCGGCGAGGGATCGAGGGGGTGGTGGATTAG